In one window of Temnothorax longispinosus isolate EJ_2023e chromosome 11, Tlon_JGU_v1, whole genome shotgun sequence DNA:
- the LOC139821932 gene encoding uncharacterized protein, with the protein MDRVYVDKETGEDLIHSVYDCDICRSTDSTTINDAETGEPEVSLMDHDTVTCHLKKVPFQIPKEVKEKTSKKRHHMELEPVPAGASFGQINPICLFLPAIIYFRWFLALLMLFEVVLHVWAHHKNKSLKNANVYFRSPFHDISAEFCALCQNETCMNRVGKMHQIRMHKFLRQCNYMKRVVT; encoded by the exons ATGGATCGAGTGTACGTGGACAAAGAGACCGGCGAGGATCTGATTCATTCGGTCTACGATTGTGATATTTGCCGTTCAACCGATTCGACGACGATAAACGATGCGGAGACTGGGGAGCCAGAAGTCAGTCTCATGGATCACGACACGGTCACATGTCATCTCAAAAAAGTGCCATTTCAG ATACCGAAAGAAGTGAAGGAAAAGACATCGAAAAAACGCCATCATATGGAGCTGGAGCCAGTTCCAGCGGGTGCTTCTTTTGGTCAGATAAATCCCATCTGTTTGTTTTTACCGGCAATCATCTACTTCCGCTGGTTCCTCGCTTTGTTGATGCtcttcgag GTCGTTCTGCACGTGTGGGCACACCACAAGAACAAGAGCCTGAAAAATGCCAATGTGTACTTCCGTTCACCATTCCACGACATCTCTGCCGAGTTCTGCGCTCTCTGCCAGAACGAAACGTGCATGAATCGTGTCGGGAAGATGCACCAGATTCGAATGCACAAATTTCTGCGACAATGCAACTACATGAAGAGAGTTGTGACGTGA
- the Recq4 gene encoding ATP-dependent DNA helicase Q4 → MELFEDPIFKTRYLKNKLRVKQWESDFMEKYGRKPNKNDIKVADVSIKEAYKMYWKLKTRALEETLTDITFCDDMQDNITNKSPRKLGTNQKNLSPEKAAKDTENIDPHNSKCSTEIEGSFNQVNSMNIEGAWGSHLSKNKEQASKKKPALLIGRSSSFQLSRNKFESSTFTKRNPRKSLSSAKIRNKSENSILSRSSVDRLDADSKDGFDVVGDETKPIFGESMKVTFEKNKPVVPHSINAVQQLADGHVTSVSRNLNPGWLDRCARDSNLEVMTINPQRLSGTSDSGIESMESSIYSPKDLAPTVHSASSLQVSLSDEEDFICNSESEEEHKNNKRIRNFKKRLSDEDGRPAKRRCIRIDSDSTITGSNDIDSDTFKLTSYADRSFNLLHRDKCSKNEIDNDNDKCKLTNDVDTSTNIVNESIKTKKDTITLGSDIESIDDNEKKSNARRKSSRKKSNLEEDEEQSSDSEKKKIPIYGVEALQTVPRFEIKPTGTGNLVAQFSESVCINAEKDVPISSTASTKLSAKEKLEKKMAAGTMNDNFVRINLKKKVFVRGKKSFNLAKHKRNQWKQRKKELASSESNLDAADLIDKNGTTCFKCGESGHFARNCPASRGDDLIPLEEVDDSSNFPTLEEAEKMANENAIVAHSHKIERLPERPSYSTTKTLQDEEDMTKLLSDDFADFDEKSDDTLTVGHKVPQELVSRLLLPQMEAIDPLYAANEDGSLIETPMEIFEALRMFGHESFRAGQEKAVMRILSGQSTLVTLSTGSGKSLCYQLPAYLYARRSGCITLVISPLVSLMDDQVTGVPQFLSAACLHTSQTPKVREQVMQSVKDGKVNILLVSPEAVVAGEKSTGFGALLRQLPPIAFACIDEAHCISQWSHNFRPSYLMVCRVLKEKLKVKTVLGLTATATKATAESIIKHLDIHDGMAGVISDMPLPRNLVLTVSKDEYKDQALIALLKSERFRECDSVIVYCIRREECARIAGLLRVSLQDPRNPEKPNVKISTIAEAYHAGMTPHRRKIVQKEFMNGKIKIVVATIAFGMGINKPDIRAVIHYNMPGTFEGYVQEVGRAGRDNIAAHCHLFLNPTQDSDKWELRRHIHANSVDRHTIRHLLQRIFIPCSCAKINEKSSGQRCPGHEVALPIDETVQALDITQETISTLLCYLELHPKKFVAVLSSVYIRARVSSYKGPQALKQAAQSSPPLAMAIALDTKNGISHEKSNIIEFPVIDVASAIGWDSGIVKSHLKSLEWKTGADGRMKRSAISVKYDKLGLRVKAPGDLTDVELDEALDALIARTQSQESSCLQQLELISSALDKISVSSIKHCSVLDDDITKRSEELKDTIREYFQSDSLNNHDINFQNKLMNEQQIANDVRSLITRYRDTKFTGRAVARIFHGIQSPNYSALIWHRCRFWRLHVATDFNAICKIAAREILALR, encoded by the exons ATGGAGCTCTTCGAGGATCCTATTTTTAAAACTAGATACTTAAAGAATAAGCTGCGTGTGAAACAATGGGAGAGCgattttatggaaaaatacGGACGCAAACCTAACAAG AACGATATAAAAGTAGCAGATGTATCTATCAAGGAGGCGTACAAGATGTATTGGAAACTGAAAACACGGGCGCTCGAAGAAACTCTTACGGACATTACTTTCTGCGATGATATGCAAGACAATATCACGAATAAATCACCTCGAAAGCTGGGAACCAATCAGAAGAATCTGAGCCCAGAAAAAGCCGCAAAAGACACAGAGAACATAGATCCTCACAATAGCAAATGTTCGACAGAAATTGAAGGTTCCTTCAACCAGGTAAATTCAATGAACATTGAAGGAGCCTGGGGCAGCCATCTGAGCAAGAATAAAGAACAGGCGTCAAAGAAGAAGCCAGCCCTGCTGATTGGTAGATCCTCCTCCTTCCAACTATCCAGGAACAAGTTTGAGAGTTCGACGTTTACTAAGCGAAACCCGAGAAAATCGTTGTCATCGGCCAAAATAAGGAACAAATCCGAGAATAGTATCCTAAGCAGGTCGAGCGTCGACCGGTTGGATGCAGACAGCAAGGATGGCTTTGATGTGGTGGGTGATGAGACAAAGCCTATATTTGGCGAATCAATGAAGGTGACATTTGAGAAAAACAAACCCGTCGTGCCACACTCCATTAATGCTGTCCAGCAACTGGCCGACGGCCATGTGACTAGTGTAAGCCGTAATTTGAATCCAGGCTGGCTGGATCGATGCGCGAGAGACAGTAATTTGGAAGTGATGACGATCAACCCTCAGAGGCTGTCGGGCACTAGTGATTCTGGAATAGAGTCCATGGAATCTAGCATTTATTCTCCGAAGGACTTGGCGCCCACTGTGCATTCTGCCTCGTCGCTCCAGGTCTCTCTTTCTGATGAGGAAGATTTCATATGTAATAGTGAGTCTGAGGAAGAGCACAAGAATAATAAACGCATCAGAAACTTCAAAAAACGACTGAGCGATGAAGACGGTCGTCCCGCAAAACGACGATGTATTCGTATCGATTCCGATTCTACAATCACTGGATCTAATGACATCGATAGCGATACATTTAAGCTGACTTCCTATGCCGATAggagttttaatttattgcatagaGATAAGTGTAGTAAAAACGAAATTGACAATGATAATGACAAATGTAAATTGACTAATGATGTTGATACAAGCACGAATATAGTAAACGAATCAATTAAGACTAAAAAAGATACAATTACTTTAGGTTCTGATATTGAATCAATTgatgataatgaaaaaaaatccaaTGCAAGAAGGAAATCTTccagaaaaaaatcaaacttaGAGGAAGACGAAGAACAAAGTTCAGActcggaaaaaaagaagattccGATATACGGCGTAGAAGCGTTGCAAACGGTTCCTCGCTTTGAGATCAAACCAACTGGAACTGGCAATCTCGTCGCGCAGTTTTCCGAATCTGTTTGCATCAACGCGGAGAAGGATGTCCCGATATCCTCAACAGCAAGCACGAAATTATCCGCAAAGGAGAAGCTGGAGAAGAAAATGGCTGCCGGGACGATGAACGATAATTTCGTCAGgataaatttgaagaaaaaagtatttgtGCGCGGTAAGAAGAGCTTTAATTTGGCCAAACATAAGAGGAATCAGTGGAAACAGAGGAAGAAGGAGTTGGCATCTAGTGAGAGCAATCTGGACGCGGCCGACTTGATTGATAAAAATGGCACGACGTGCTTCAAATGTGGCGAGTCCGGGCATTTTGCTAGGAACTGTCCAGCTTCCAGGGGCGACGATCTTATACCTTTGGAAGAAGTCGACGACTCGTCGAACTTTCCGACTCTGGAGGAAGCCGAAAAGATGGCGAATGAGAATGCCATTGTCGCTCACAGTCACAAAATTGAGCGACTTCCCGAGAGACCATCCTATTCTACCACGAAGACTTTGCAGGACGAAGAAGACATGACGAAATTACTCAGCGATGACTTTGCGGATTTCGATGAGAAGAGTGATGATACATTAACTGTAGGGCACAAAGTGCCACAGGAATTGGTGTCCAGATTATTGCTGCCTCAAATGGAAGCGATTGATCCGTTGTACGCTGCGAATGAAGATGGTAGTCTAATCGAAACTCCCATGGAAATCTTCGAGGCGTTACGCATGTTTGGTCACGAAAGCTTCAGAGCTGGCCAAGAAAAGGCAGTGATGAGAATCCTGTCTGGCCAATCTACCCTGGTGACGCTATCGACTGGCTCTGGGAAGTCTTTGTGTTATCAATTACCGGCGTATTTGTACGCTCGACGTTCTGGTTGTATCACTCTAGTAATTTCGCCTTTAGTGTCCCTGATGGACGACCAAGTGACGGGCGTACCTCAGTTTCTGTCCGCTGCATGCCTGCATACTAGCCAGACGCCGAAAGTAAGGGAACAAGTGATGCAATCGGTGAAAGATGGCAAAGTAAATATTCTCCTAGTATCACCAGAAGCGGTGGTAGCCGGCGAGAAATCCACCGGTTTCGGCGCTCTCCTCAGGCAGCTACCGCCAATCGCGTTTGCCTGCATTGATGAGGCCCACTGCATCTCTCAGTGGTCGCACAACTTCCGACCTTCTTATCTAATGGTTTGCCGGGTGCTcaaggaaaaattaaaggtGAAAACGGTGTTGGGACTCACGGCGACTGCTACAAAAGCGACAGCGGAAAGTATAATAAAGCATCTAGACATACACGACGGTATGGCTGGCGTCATATCAGACATGCCCTTGCCAAGGAATCTCGTCCTAACGGTATCCAAGGACGAGTACAAGGACCAAGCTCTGATCGCGTTGTTAAAAAGCGAGAGGTTCCGCGAATGTGATTCTGTAATAGTTTACTGCATCCGTAGGGAGGAGTGTGCAAGAATCGCAGGATTGTTAAGAGTATCGCTGcag GATCCGCGGAATCCTGAGAAACCGAACGTGAAGATATCCACAATAGCTGAGGCCTACCATGCCGGTATGACGCCTCACAGGCGCAAAATTGTGCAAAAGGAATTTATGAAcgggaaaattaaaattgtggtTGCCACTATCGCATTCGGGATGGGCATCAATAAGCCGGACATCCGAGCCGTTATTCATTACAATATGCCTGGCACCTTCGAAGGATATGTACAAGAGGTCGGCCGTGCTGGAAGAGACAATATCGCAGCACATTGTCATTTGTTCTTGAATCCTACG CAAGACAGCGATAAATGGGAGTTGCGTAGACACATACACGCGAATAGTGTCGACAGGCATACGATTAGACATTTActtcaaagaatttttattccttGTTCTTGTGCAAAAATCAACGAGAAAAGTTCCGGCCAAAGATGTCCCGGTCACGAAGTTGCTCTTCCGATTGACGAAACTGTTCAAGCCCTTGACATCACGCAGGAAACGATTTCGACATTGTTGTGCTATCTCGAACTACACCCAAAAAAATTCGTTGCCGTGCTATCATCCGTGTACATTCGAGCGCGGGTTTCAAGTTACAAAGGACCACAAGCTCTCAAACAAGCCGCGCAATCT TCTCCACCGCTCGCGATGGCAATAGCACTGGACACGAAAAACGGTATTTCACATGAAAAGAGTAATATCATAGAATTTCCGGTGATTGACGTTGCATCAGCTATCGGATGGGACAGCGGCATAGTAAAAAGTCATCTCAAGAGTTTAGAATGGAAGACAGGAG CTGATGGGAGGATGAAACGTTCGGCTATATCTGTAAAATACGATAAACTCGGTTTACGAGTGAAAGCACCGGGCGATCTCACAGACGTCGAACTAGATGAGGCACTCGATGCATTGATCGCACGCACTCAATCTCAGGAATCTTCGTGTTTGCAGCAACTCGAGCTTATATCCTCTGCGCTCGATAAAATCAGTGTGTCGTCAATCAAACATTGCTCGGTCTTGGACGACGATATTACGAAGAGATCGGAGGAGCTCAAAGACACTATCAGAGAATACTTCCAATCggattctttaaataatcacGATATCAATTTTCAA AACAAACTGATGAACGAGCAACAGATTGCAAATGATGTCCGCAGTTTGATAACACGTTATAGGGATACCAAGTTCACAGGTCGTGCCGTAGCTCGTATCTTTCACGGAATACAAAGTCCGAATTATTCTGCACTGATTTGGCACAGATGCCGTTTTTGGAGACTTCATGTCGCTACAGATTTTAACGCAATTTGCAAAATCGCGGCCAGAGAAATTCTAGCGTTACGATAA